Proteins encoded together in one Pantoea sp. CCBC3-3-1 window:
- the lysC gene encoding lysine-sensitive aspartokinase 3: protein MSQSLIVAKFGGTSVADFTAMNRSADVVLSDPNTRLVVLSASAGVTNLLVSLAEGQEQEQRAYLLDEIRRIQYAIVDRLSQPDVIREEVDRVMENITMLSEAAALATSTALTDELVSHGELMSSLLFVEILRQRSVNAQWFDVRKVLRTNDRFGRAEPDVSLLSELTQAQLAPRLADALIVTQGFIGSEAKGRTTTLGRGGSDYTAALLGEALHASRIDIWTDVPGIYTTDPRVVPTAKRIDEITFEEAAEMATFGAKVLHPATLLPAVRSDIPVFVGSSKDPAAGGTRVCNETQNPPLFRALALRRRQTLLTLHSLNMLHARGFLVEVFTILARHNISVDLITTSEVSIALTLDTTGSTSTGDSLLTQALLTELSSLCRVEVEENLALVALIGNKLSQACGVGKEVFGVLEPFNLRLICYGASSYNLCFLVPGNDAEQVVRALHRNLFE from the coding sequence ATGTCCCAATCATTGATCGTGGCGAAATTTGGCGGCACCAGCGTTGCCGATTTTACTGCCATGAACCGAAGCGCCGACGTGGTGCTGTCCGATCCGAACACGCGTCTGGTGGTGCTCTCCGCTTCTGCGGGCGTTACCAACCTGCTTGTTTCTCTGGCTGAAGGTCAGGAGCAGGAGCAGCGCGCTTACCTGCTGGATGAGATCCGCCGGATTCAGTACGCGATTGTCGATCGGCTCTCACAGCCGGACGTCATCCGTGAAGAAGTCGACCGCGTGATGGAGAACATTACGATGTTGTCCGAAGCCGCCGCACTCGCGACGTCAACCGCGCTGACGGATGAGCTGGTTAGCCACGGCGAGCTGATGTCCAGCCTGCTGTTCGTTGAAATCCTGCGCCAGCGTAGCGTCAATGCCCAGTGGTTTGACGTGCGTAAAGTTTTACGGACTAACGATCGCTTTGGCCGCGCCGAGCCGGATGTCAGTCTGCTCTCTGAGCTAACCCAGGCTCAGCTCGCCCCACGCCTTGCCGACGCGCTGATTGTCACTCAGGGCTTTATTGGTAGCGAAGCCAAAGGACGCACCACGACGTTGGGACGCGGTGGCAGCGACTATACCGCGGCGCTGCTGGGCGAAGCGCTGCATGCCAGCCGCATTGATATCTGGACCGATGTGCCGGGCATTTACACTACCGATCCTCGCGTGGTGCCAACCGCAAAACGCATCGACGAAATTACCTTTGAAGAAGCGGCTGAGATGGCGACTTTCGGTGCCAAAGTCCTGCATCCAGCAACCTTGTTGCCTGCGGTTCGTAGCGATATCCCGGTTTTTGTCGGTTCAAGTAAAGATCCTGCCGCCGGCGGTACGCGCGTCTGCAATGAAACACAGAATCCGCCGCTATTCCGCGCGCTGGCATTACGCCGCCGACAAACGCTGCTCACGCTGCACAGCCTCAACATGTTGCATGCACGTGGTTTCCTGGTGGAAGTGTTCACCATTTTGGCTCGCCATAACATTTCCGTTGACCTGATTACCACTTCAGAAGTGAGCATCGCGCTGACGCTGGATACCACAGGATCGACCTCGACCGGTGACAGTTTACTGACTCAGGCGTTGCTGACCGAACTTTCCTCGCTGTGCCGGGTGGAAGTGGAAGAAAACCTGGCGCTGGTGGCATTGATTGGCAACAAGCTGTCGCAGGCTTGTGGCGTCGGTAAAGAGGTCTTTGGCGTGCTTGAGCCTTTCAATCTGCGTCTGATTTGTTACGGTGCCAGCAGCTACAACCTGTGCTTCCTGGTGCCGGGCAACGATGCCGAGCAGGTCGTACGGGCATTGCACCGAAATCTGTTCGAGTAG
- the panS gene encoding ketopantoate/pantoate/pantothenate transporter PanS has product MLATVTRLFPLWAVLLSVAAYYTPETFLGIGPWVTYLLMLIMFGMGVTLNINDFKRVLTRPAPVIAGTFLHYLVMPLAAWLLAKLFHMPPDLSAGMILVGSVASGTASNVMIYLAKGDVALSVTISSVSALVGVFATPLLTKLYVDTHIQVDVVGMLLSIVKIVVVPISIGLIVHHTMNSVVRRVEPWLPAFSMVCILLIISAVVAGSQGFIGSVGLMVIAAVIMHNAIGLLGGYWGGKLFGFDESTCRTLALEVGMQNSGLAATLGKLYFSPLAALPGALFSVWHNLSGSLLAGYWSGKPIDKK; this is encoded by the coding sequence ATGCTTGCCACTGTTACTCGTCTGTTCCCGCTGTGGGCAGTCCTGCTCTCTGTCGCCGCTTATTACACGCCTGAAACGTTTTTAGGCATTGGTCCCTGGGTAACCTATCTGCTCATGCTCATTATGTTTGGCATGGGCGTAACGCTGAATATCAACGATTTTAAACGGGTGCTGACGCGTCCGGCCCCGGTCATTGCCGGGACGTTTCTGCACTATCTGGTGATGCCGCTGGCGGCATGGCTGCTGGCTAAACTGTTCCATATGCCGCCCGATTTATCCGCGGGCATGATTCTGGTGGGCAGCGTTGCCAGCGGAACGGCATCGAACGTGATGATTTACCTCGCAAAAGGCGACGTGGCGCTTTCAGTTACCATCTCTTCCGTCTCCGCACTGGTGGGCGTTTTCGCCACGCCGTTGCTCACCAAACTCTATGTGGATACCCATATTCAGGTTGATGTGGTCGGCATGCTGTTAAGCATTGTGAAAATCGTCGTGGTGCCAATCAGCATCGGCCTGATTGTTCACCATACAATGAACAGCGTGGTCAGGCGCGTGGAGCCCTGGCTGCCTGCGTTTTCGATGGTCTGTATTCTGCTCATTATCAGCGCCGTCGTTGCGGGCAGCCAGGGCTTTATCGGCTCGGTAGGTCTGATGGTGATTGCGGCGGTTATTATGCATAACGCAATTGGGCTGCTCGGTGGCTACTGGGGCGGCAAGCTGTTTGGCTTTGATGAGTCAACCTGCCGTACGCTGGCACTGGAAGTGGGCATGCAGAATTCAGGCCTGGCAGCAACGTTAGGAAAACTCTATTTTTCACCGCTGGCCGCACTGCCGGGCGCGCTGTTCTCAGTCTGGCATAATTTGTCGGGTTCGCTGCTGGCAGGCTACTGGTCCGGCAAGCCAATCGACAAGAAATAG
- the pgi gene encoding glucose-6-phosphate isomerase: MKNINPTQTAAWQALQQHFEEMKEVQIADLFAKDGNRFANFSATFDDLMLVDFSKNRITSETLAKLQDLAKETDLQGAIKSMFSGEKINRTEDRAVLHVALRNRSNTPIKVDGKDVMPEVNAVLEKMKSFSERIISGEWKGYTGKPITDVVNIGIGGSDLGPFMVTEALRPYKNHLNMHFVSNVDGTHIAETVKDLNPETTLFLVASKTFTTQETMTNAHSARDWFLKAAGDEQHVAKHFAALSTNAKAVGEFGIDTANMFEFWDWVGGRYSLWSAIGLSIILSIGFDNFEKLLSGAHAMDNHFSTTPAEQNLPVILALIGIWYNNFFGAETEAILPYDQYMHRFAAYFQQGNMESNGKYVDRNGNPVSYETGPIIWGEPGTNGQHAFYQLIHQGTKLVPCDFIAPANSHNKLGDHHAKLLSNFFAQTEALAFGKSRETVEKEFADAGQEAKAVEHIVPFKVFEGNRPTNSILLRDITPFSLGALIALYEHKIFTQGVILNIFTFDQWGVELGKQLANRILPELSGSEQVSSHDSSTNGLINLYKNWRG; the protein is encoded by the coding sequence ATGAAAAATATCAATCCGACACAAACCGCTGCCTGGCAAGCGTTGCAGCAGCATTTTGAAGAGATGAAAGAGGTACAAATCGCCGATCTGTTCGCCAAAGATGGCAACCGTTTCGCGAATTTTTCTGCCACCTTCGACGATCTGATGCTGGTGGACTTCTCTAAAAACCGCATTACCAGTGAAACGCTGGCGAAGCTCCAGGACCTGGCAAAAGAAACCGATCTACAGGGCGCCATCAAGTCCATGTTCTCTGGCGAGAAAATTAACCGCACCGAAGATCGCGCCGTACTGCACGTCGCGCTGCGTAACCGTAGCAATACGCCAATCAAGGTGGACGGCAAAGACGTTATGCCGGAAGTGAATGCGGTACTGGAGAAGATGAAATCTTTCTCTGAGCGCATTATTAGCGGTGAATGGAAAGGCTATACCGGCAAGCCGATTACCGACGTGGTCAATATCGGTATCGGCGGCTCGGATCTGGGTCCGTTCATGGTCACAGAGGCGCTGCGTCCGTATAAAAACCACCTTAATATGCATTTCGTCTCCAACGTTGACGGCACGCACATTGCGGAAACGGTAAAAGATCTTAACCCGGAAACCACGCTGTTCCTGGTGGCGTCAAAAACCTTCACCACCCAGGAAACCATGACCAACGCCCACAGCGCGCGCGACTGGTTCCTGAAAGCGGCAGGCGATGAGCAACACGTCGCGAAGCACTTTGCCGCACTCTCTACCAATGCTAAAGCAGTCGGTGAATTTGGTATTGATACGGCGAATATGTTCGAGTTTTGGGACTGGGTTGGCGGGCGTTACTCGCTCTGGTCAGCGATCGGTCTGTCGATCATTCTGTCCATCGGCTTTGATAATTTCGAAAAGCTGTTAAGCGGCGCGCACGCCATGGACAACCACTTCTCAACCACGCCTGCCGAGCAGAACCTGCCGGTGATTCTGGCGCTGATTGGAATCTGGTATAACAATTTCTTCGGTGCGGAAACCGAAGCGATCCTGCCTTACGATCAGTACATGCACCGCTTTGCCGCTTATTTCCAGCAGGGCAACATGGAATCGAACGGCAAATATGTCGATCGCAACGGCAATCCTGTTTCCTACGAAACGGGCCCGATTATCTGGGGCGAGCCGGGTACCAACGGTCAGCATGCTTTCTACCAGCTGATCCATCAGGGCACCAAACTGGTTCCGTGTGATTTCATTGCGCCAGCGAACAGCCATAACAAGCTGGGCGATCATCACGCCAAGCTGCTGTCGAACTTCTTTGCTCAGACCGAAGCGCTGGCGTTTGGTAAGTCTCGCGAAACCGTTGAAAAAGAGTTTGCCGATGCGGGCCAGGAAGCGAAGGCCGTTGAGCATATCGTTCCGTTTAAAGTGTTCGAAGGCAACCGTCCAACCAACTCTATTCTGCTGCGCGACATCACGCCGTTCAGTCTGGGCGCGTTGATTGCGCTGTATGAACACAAGATCTTTACTCAGGGCGTGATTCTTAACATCTTCACCTTCGATCAGTGGGGCGTAGAGTTAGGTAAACAGCTGGCTAACCGTATTCTGCCTGAGCTATCCGGCAGCGAGCAGGTCAGCAGCCACGACAGCTCAACTAACGGATTGATTAATCTCTATAAAAACTGGCGCGGTTAA
- a CDS encoding Na/Pi cotransporter family protein, whose translation MLTLLNLLSAIALLVWGTHIVRTGIMRVYGADLRRVLSRSVAKKPMAFVAGIGVTALVQSSNATTLLVTSFVAQELVGLTPALVIILGADVGTALMARLLTFDLSWLSPLFIFFGVVFFLGRKQTRAGQLGRTSIGLGLILLALQLIVAAATPITHAAGVKVLFSSLTGDVLLDALIGAVFAIISYSSLAAVLITATLTATAVISFKVALCLVIGANLGSGLLAMLNNSTSNAAGKRVALGSLLFKFIGSLIVLPFIDVLAEWLQKLPVNDEELVIFFHVFYNLIRCLIMVPFAGAMAGLCQRLIGEDAETELRLKPKHLDTSALDTPALALANASRETLRLGDVLEQMLATFSKVVGGELREEREIRKLDDDADVLYTALKLYLAQMPKEDLPEEDSRRWAEIIEMALNLEMAGDILERMSADVADKSLTARRAFSVEGLNELNALLEQLTANLRLSLSVFLSRDITSAKRLRRAKHRFRITNRRYSHKHVDRLHQQNVQSIETSSLHLGLLGDMKRLNSLFCAVAYSVLEQPDDERDEE comes from the coding sequence GTGCTAACCCTGCTTAATTTACTTTCCGCCATCGCGCTACTGGTTTGGGGCACGCACATTGTCCGGACCGGGATTATGCGTGTGTACGGCGCCGATTTACGTCGTGTGCTCAGCCGCAGCGTGGCAAAAAAACCCATGGCATTTGTTGCCGGCATTGGTGTTACCGCACTGGTGCAAAGCAGCAATGCCACTACTTTGCTGGTGACTTCTTTTGTCGCCCAGGAGCTGGTAGGGCTTACGCCCGCACTGGTGATTATTCTTGGTGCCGATGTCGGCACGGCACTGATGGCCCGCCTGCTGACGTTCGATCTTTCCTGGCTTTCTCCTCTTTTCATCTTCTTTGGCGTGGTGTTCTTCCTCGGCCGTAAACAAACGCGGGCGGGGCAGCTTGGCCGAACGAGTATCGGTTTAGGGCTGATTCTGCTGGCGCTCCAGCTGATTGTGGCAGCGGCCACGCCAATTACCCACGCGGCAGGCGTGAAAGTTCTGTTCTCCTCGCTGACGGGCGACGTTTTGCTGGACGCCTTAATCGGTGCCGTGTTCGCCATCATCAGCTATTCCAGCCTTGCCGCAGTGCTGATTACCGCCACGCTTACCGCAACTGCGGTTATCTCGTTCAAAGTGGCGCTGTGTCTGGTTATTGGCGCGAATCTGGGAAGTGGTCTGCTGGCGATGCTCAATAACAGCACTTCTAACGCGGCCGGTAAACGAGTGGCGCTGGGCAGCCTGCTGTTTAAATTTATCGGTTCACTCATCGTCCTGCCTTTTATTGATGTGCTGGCGGAGTGGTTGCAAAAACTGCCGGTAAATGATGAAGAGTTGGTGATCTTCTTCCATGTTTTCTACAACCTGATCCGCTGCCTGATTATGGTGCCTTTTGCCGGAGCAATGGCCGGCCTGTGTCAGCGACTGATTGGGGAAGACGCGGAAACGGAGCTTCGTCTTAAGCCTAAGCATCTGGATACCAGCGCGCTTGATACGCCTGCACTGGCGCTGGCGAATGCCTCGCGGGAAACTTTGCGGCTGGGAGATGTGCTGGAGCAGATGTTGGCAACGTTCAGCAAAGTCGTGGGCGGTGAACTGCGCGAAGAACGGGAAATCCGTAAGCTGGATGACGATGCCGACGTCCTTTATACGGCGCTCAAACTCTATCTGGCGCAAATGCCGAAGGAAGATTTGCCGGAAGAAGATTCCCGCCGCTGGGCGGAAATTATTGAGATGGCGCTTAACCTGGAAATGGCGGGCGATATCCTTGAGCGTATGAGCGCTGACGTTGCAGACAAGTCGTTAACTGCTCGCCGCGCCTTTTCTGTTGAAGGTCTGAATGAATTAAATGCGTTACTGGAGCAGCTCACCGCTAACCTGCGCCTGAGCCTCTCGGTATTCCTCTCTCGCGATATCACCAGCGCTAAGCGACTTCGCCGCGCCAAGCACCGTTTCCGCATTACTAATCGTCGCTATTCACACAAACACGTCGATCGCCTGCATCAGCAAAATGTGCAGAGCATCGAAACCAGTTCTCTGCACTTAGGCCTGCTGGGGGATATGAAGCGTCTGAACTCGCTGTTTTGCGCCGTTGCTTACAGCGTGCTGGAACAGCCTGATGATGAGCGCGATGAGGAGTAG
- a CDS encoding sodium:proton antiporter, with protein sequence MVLSAPLLLVIIGLSSLVAQWLAWLLRLPAILPLLVFGILLGPVGHVLQPDALFGALLFPLVSLSVAIILFEGALTLRFDEIRGLGKVVRNLVTIGMLVTFLAIGITCWLLLNFPPELAALVGAVTVVTGPTVIAPLMRVVRPNKAINQILRWEGIVIDPVGAIFTLLVFEFIVLQQKAESLAHLFWTFGLTVVVGAIGGVLFGWLMGLALKRVWLPGYLQNFAVLAVMLTAFGVSNAIADESGLLTVTVMGIWLANMHDVDLNEIIAFKEELSALLISALFIILAARLDLNALLAMGWPLVGLLLVVQFIARPLCILFSTWGSQLSWRDKLLLSWISPRGIVAAAVSSLFALTLEKTGYEGASKLVTVVFAVIIGTVVLQSLTSAFLARVLRVQQREPRGILIIGANSVARALAAALQKLDLPVLVTDSSWEYYRLARMEGIPAYYGNAWSDHAENFLDLSETAQVLALSPNRHQNALAVYHFSHIFGNDNVAAVRSGATLRGRRDSESPRFRRHEVLFSQESTYARLSSLLAKGGVIKATGLSENFGWQEYLEKNQTAVLLFVQDAQGKLKVHDGKPPKLPCTVIALVQSEESSKTGD encoded by the coding sequence ATGGTGCTTTCTGCCCCACTCCTGTTGGTTATCATTGGATTAAGTTCGCTGGTAGCCCAGTGGCTGGCCTGGTTGCTGCGTCTGCCCGCAATTTTGCCGCTGCTGGTTTTCGGCATTCTCCTGGGGCCGGTCGGACATGTTTTGCAGCCGGATGCGCTGTTCGGGGCGCTGTTGTTCCCTCTCGTTTCGCTGTCGGTGGCGATTATTCTGTTCGAGGGCGCGTTAACGCTGCGCTTCGATGAAATCCGTGGCCTGGGCAAGGTTGTACGTAATCTGGTGACGATCGGCATGCTGGTCACTTTTCTGGCGATTGGCATAACCTGCTGGCTGCTGCTCAACTTTCCGCCTGAACTGGCGGCGCTGGTCGGTGCCGTGACGGTCGTTACCGGGCCGACGGTGATTGCGCCGCTGATGCGCGTGGTGCGCCCCAATAAAGCCATTAACCAAATCCTGCGCTGGGAAGGTATCGTTATCGATCCGGTGGGCGCTATTTTTACGCTGCTGGTCTTTGAATTCATTGTGCTACAGCAAAAAGCGGAGTCGCTGGCGCATCTGTTCTGGACGTTTGGCCTGACCGTGGTGGTTGGCGCCATTGGCGGCGTGCTGTTTGGCTGGCTGATGGGCCTGGCTTTAAAACGCGTCTGGCTGCCCGGCTATCTGCAAAATTTCGCGGTACTGGCCGTGATGCTAACCGCTTTCGGCGTGTCCAACGCCATCGCAGACGAGTCGGGCCTGTTAACCGTTACGGTAATGGGCATCTGGCTGGCTAACATGCATGATGTCGATTTGAATGAGATTATTGCCTTTAAAGAAGAGCTATCGGCACTGTTGATCTCCGCGCTGTTTATCATTCTGGCTGCCAGACTGGACCTCAACGCACTGCTGGCGATGGGGTGGCCATTGGTCGGCCTGCTGCTGGTGGTGCAGTTTATCGCCCGCCCGCTTTGTATCCTGTTTTCCACCTGGGGATCGCAGCTGTCGTGGCGCGATAAACTGTTACTGAGCTGGATTTCTCCTCGCGGTATTGTCGCGGCGGCGGTTAGCTCGCTGTTTGCTCTGACGCTGGAAAAGACCGGATATGAGGGCGCCAGTAAGCTGGTAACGGTGGTATTTGCGGTGATTATCGGCACCGTGGTGTTGCAAAGCCTGACCAGCGCATTTTTAGCGCGTGTGCTGCGTGTGCAGCAACGTGAGCCTCGCGGCATTCTGATTATTGGTGCCAACAGCGTCGCTCGTGCCTTGGCCGCCGCACTGCAAAAATTGGATTTGCCGGTGCTGGTGACCGACAGCAGCTGGGAATATTACCGTCTGGCAAGAATGGAAGGCATTCCGGCCTATTATGGCAACGCCTGGTCAGATCATGCGGAGAACTTCCTCGATCTCAGCGAAACCGCACAGGTTCTTGCCCTCTCGCCGAATCGTCATCAGAATGCTTTGGCCGTTTATCACTTCAGCCATATTTTCGGTAACGACAACGTGGCGGCTGTTCGCTCAGGTGCCACGCTGCGAGGCCGCCGCGACAGCGAAAGCCCACGCTTCCGCCGTCATGAAGTGTTATTCAGTCAGGAATCAACCTATGCCCGCCTCAGTAGCCTGCTGGCAAAAGGCGGCGTCATTAAAGCCACCGGACTGAGCGAAAACTTCGGCTGGCAGGAATACCTGGAAAAGAACCAGACGGCGGTACTGCTTTTTGTACAGGATGCGCAGGGCAAGCTGAAAGTGCATGATGGTAAGCCGCCCAAACTGCCCTGCACGGTTATTGCGCTGGTGCAAAGTGAAGAATCCTCAAAGACCGGGGATTGA
- a CDS encoding YjbF family lipoprotein — MRYIPLLFLCLFLQGCTQTQKGLTETVKLALLGPDDVQVSDEQVQSLPYASMYLRLNQGQRIFVVLGFDENGQQKWVTRDRSMLVTQHGRLVKTAGLSDNLSEVTNLEQDPLADALHLTEGASWTRTLSWSEAGKFRAGTAVSRFNRQPDEVLTLAGNRVACRVWQEEVTLPVSGKSWTNTFWIDTTTGQVRQAQQSLGGDKFFIETTILKPAKS; from the coding sequence GTGCGCTACATTCCACTGCTGTTCTTATGCCTGTTTCTCCAGGGCTGTACTCAAACACAAAAAGGCCTGACCGAGACGGTAAAACTCGCGCTTCTGGGCCCTGATGATGTCCAGGTAAGTGATGAACAGGTACAGAGCCTGCCTTATGCCAGCATGTACCTGCGTCTTAATCAGGGACAGCGCATTTTTGTTGTGCTGGGCTTTGACGAAAATGGCCAGCAAAAATGGGTAACTCGTGACCGTTCGATGTTAGTTACTCAGCATGGCCGCCTGGTTAAAACCGCGGGACTGAGCGACAACCTGTCTGAAGTGACCAATCTTGAGCAGGATCCGCTGGCGGATGCTTTGCATCTGACGGAAGGCGCAAGCTGGACGCGTACGCTCAGCTGGTCTGAAGCCGGTAAGTTCCGTGCGGGAACTGCCGTCTCACGCTTTAATCGTCAACCGGATGAAGTACTGACGCTGGCCGGGAATCGCGTAGCCTGTCGCGTCTGGCAGGAAGAAGTCACGCTGCCTGTTAGCGGCAAGTCCTGGACAAACACCTTCTGGATTGATACGACCACCGGGCAGGTTCGCCAGGCGCAGCAATCGCTGGGCGGCGACAAGTTCTTCATAGAAACCACCATTCTGAAGCCTGCGAAATCATGA
- the aqpZ gene encoding aquaporin Z, translating into MRKYMAEVLGTFVLVLGGCGSAVLAAAFPELGIGFAGVALAFGLTVLVMAFAVGHISGGHFNPAVTFGLWAGGRFPGSRVAGYIVAQVIGGIVAAGVLYLIASGQASFDAVASGFASNGYGEHSPGGFSLLSGMITEGVLTAIFLIVIMGATDKRAPAGFAPIAIGLALTLIHLISIPVTNTSVNPARSTAVAIFQGGWALDQLWMFWLLPIVGGIAGGLIYRGLLASKA; encoded by the coding sequence ATGCGTAAGTATATGGCAGAGGTACTGGGGACGTTTGTTCTGGTGCTCGGAGGATGTGGCAGCGCAGTATTAGCCGCAGCCTTTCCTGAATTGGGAATTGGCTTCGCCGGTGTGGCACTGGCGTTTGGCTTAACCGTATTGGTGATGGCTTTTGCCGTTGGCCATATTTCAGGTGGCCATTTTAATCCTGCCGTCACGTTTGGCCTGTGGGCGGGCGGACGTTTTCCCGGCTCGCGGGTGGCAGGTTATATCGTGGCTCAGGTTATTGGCGGTATTGTCGCGGCAGGCGTGCTTTATCTCATCGCCAGCGGTCAGGCTTCTTTCGACGCCGTAGCCAGCGGTTTCGCTTCAAATGGCTACGGTGAGCATTCACCAGGCGGCTTTTCACTGCTGTCCGGTATGATTACCGAAGGCGTGCTCACCGCGATCTTCCTGATTGTGATTATGGGTGCGACCGATAAACGTGCGCCCGCAGGTTTTGCGCCGATTGCCATTGGCCTGGCGCTAACGCTGATTCATTTGATCAGCATTCCGGTAACTAACACTTCAGTCAACCCGGCTCGCAGCACCGCCGTCGCCATTTTCCAGGGTGGATGGGCGTTGGATCAGCTGTGGATGTTCTGGTTGCTGCCCATCGTGGGGGGTATTGCAGGCGGTTTGATCTACCGGGGCCTGCTGGCAAGTAAAGCGTAA
- the yjbE gene encoding exopolysaccharide production protein YjbE, producing the protein MKKVLCAAAAIVYLASASAAFAATEEAGAAAGASAGTLSAGTTTAVGVGALGALVGVALAASSGGNGSNTGTTTTTTTSTTR; encoded by the coding sequence ATGAAAAAAGTCTTATGTGCTGCTGCAGCCATCGTGTACTTAGCAAGTGCTTCTGCCGCGTTCGCCGCGACTGAAGAAGCGGGTGCCGCTGCGGGCGCCTCTGCGGGAACGCTTTCCGCCGGGACGACCACGGCAGTGGGTGTGGGTGCGCTTGGCGCACTGGTTGGCGTTGCGCTGGCAGCAAGCAGCGGCGGCAACGGTTCTAATACCGGAACCACCACCACAACCACAACGAGTACAACTCGCTAA
- a CDS encoding capsule biosynthesis GfcC D2 domain-containing protein has translation MKKITLLLAGLTACTALSAHADSQVTVYSPGQTQTAVISHAQNLSQLVASPALNGKTWWPGTVISEKLATAVAVQEQQQLLARLKSWSSELRADNDAEKAAVVDNLWQQIAEVKVTGRQLANLDPDWVRIRPEENRRLEGDYSVYTLQKPGTIRIAGVVSGSGKTPWVAGHSVVDYLDAHPNLSGAERNFIVLISPEGKVQEVPVAYWNRRHVEPEAGSTIYVGLSSWSLPDQPDLNQQIVSVLTHRIPD, from the coding sequence ATGAAAAAAATAACATTACTCCTCGCAGGACTTACGGCCTGCACGGCGCTGAGCGCCCATGCGGACAGCCAGGTCACCGTTTACTCTCCGGGCCAAACGCAAACTGCCGTCATCAGCCATGCGCAGAATCTGTCACAGCTGGTCGCCAGCCCGGCCTTAAATGGCAAAACCTGGTGGCCCGGTACGGTCATCAGCGAAAAGCTGGCGACGGCGGTAGCGGTGCAGGAACAGCAGCAGCTGCTGGCACGGCTGAAAAGCTGGAGCAGTGAGCTGCGTGCCGATAACGATGCTGAGAAAGCGGCCGTGGTCGATAACCTCTGGCAGCAAATTGCCGAGGTGAAAGTCACCGGTCGGCAGCTCGCCAATCTGGATCCGGACTGGGTGCGTATCCGCCCGGAAGAGAATCGTCGGCTGGAAGGTGACTACAGCGTTTATACCCTGCAAAAGCCGGGCACGATCAGAATTGCCGGTGTGGTCAGCGGCAGTGGCAAAACGCCATGGGTAGCGGGACACAGCGTGGTGGATTACCTCGACGCGCACCCAAATCTGAGCGGTGCCGAGCGTAATTTTATCGTGCTGATTTCGCCCGAGGGCAAAGTGCAGGAGGTGCCGGTTGCTTACTGGAACCGCCGTCACGTTGAGCCTGAGGCAGGCAGCACGATTTACGTCGGCTTATCTTCATGGTCGCTGCCAGATCAACCCGATCTTAACCAGCAGATTGTTTCTGTCTTGACGCACCGGATCCCTGACTGA